From Mesomycoplasma dispar, a single genomic window includes:
- a CDS encoding MHO_1580 family protein, with amino-acid sequence MNLDLIPNENPEIQIARNYGQISFSYASSSSPNGIRQFVKIDRDLTSERFSVIVTVFSKIVGKVNVYVQLNNSTPTVPKLLELFPERFNQAVFTFGGPKQEKDKENDAAFIKLNNVLVYLTKENEQNILLDNVLKVRNFSDVSKEYSIKKTGIGFKLLKSIKMANLGADASVEFSKTYEKIDENTVYFFPSKFSQQKHNVNIFKVGVDPELFYAGNIDKNINITNLKLTNLPIKSLNNSKNHLDLSFQFRENIYDKNKKPEIIAGKYIVGDVFITSNTYYDSKERAVFSGNSQISQQGFVIPYNFSGTLNPKIEMNINNDYRKISVAFSQEISKKLIDYDKKSGIYKIKITNYSTPFIKSDQIRISNQDFKYVATNFLTIQQLRDLSLTNFKEDDEEKKLEE; translated from the coding sequence ATGAATTTAGATCTTATTCCTAACGAGAATCCAGAAATTCAAATCGCAAGAAATTACGGGCAAATTTCATTTAGTTATGCATCAAGTTCTTCTCCTAACGGCATTAGGCAATTTGTTAAAATTGATCGCGATCTAACTTCTGAAAGATTTAGCGTAATTGTTACTGTTTTTTCAAAAATAGTAGGAAAAGTCAATGTTTATGTGCAGTTAAATAATTCTACACCAACTGTGCCGAAATTACTTGAATTATTTCCAGAAAGATTTAACCAAGCAGTTTTTACATTTGGCGGACCAAAGCAAGAAAAAGATAAAGAAAATGATGCTGCATTTATAAAATTAAACAATGTTTTAGTGTATTTAACTAAAGAAAATGAACAAAACATTTTATTAGACAATGTGTTAAAAGTCCGTAATTTTTCTGATGTAAGCAAAGAATATTCTATAAAAAAAACGGGAATTGGTTTTAAGTTGTTAAAATCAATTAAGATGGCAAATCTTGGCGCTGATGCTTCGGTCGAATTTTCGAAAACTTACGAAAAAATTGATGAAAATACAGTCTATTTTTTTCCTAGTAAATTTAGTCAACAAAAACACAATGTAAATATTTTTAAAGTTGGTGTTGATCCTGAACTTTTTTATGCAGGAAATATCGACAAAAACATTAATATTACAAACCTAAAGTTAACTAATTTGCCAATTAAATCGCTAAATAATTCGAAAAATCATTTGGATTTGTCGTTCCAATTTAGGGAAAATATTTATGATAAAAATAAAAAACCAGAAATAATTGCAGGAAAATACATTGTAGGCGATGTTTTTATAACGTCAAATACTTATTATGATTCAAAAGAAAGAGCTGTTTTTTCTGGAAATTCACAAATTTCTCAACAAGGTTTTGTGATTCCCTATAATTTTTCAGGAACACTAAATCCAAAAATTGAGATGAATATTAACAATGACTACCGAAAAATAAGTGTGGCTTTTTCACAAGAAATTAGTAAAAAATTAATTGATTATGATAAAAAAAGTGGAATCTATAAAATAAAAATCACAAATTATTCTACCCCTTTTATTAAATCAGATCAAATTAGAATTTCAAATCAAGATTTTAAATATGTTGCCACTAATTTTTTAACAATTCAGCAATTAAGAGATCTTTCGCTCACAAACTTTAAAGAAGATGATGAGGAAAAAAAATTAGAGGAATAA
- a CDS encoding MHO_1590 family protein, producing the protein MKVAIKIGAALAATVIIAGVGIGGWYLYNHKLQESIPPLKKQLDFEVKNESKYKDNEVFPNIYANDFYDTIKVKDGQVFIDEWLVENVIKEIVSKIKVAFGSINFRYQIDDQKSTIYIEILWKYKKNKLNRNYKISLYQDA; encoded by the coding sequence TTGAAAGTCGCTATTAAAATAGGAGCAGCGCTTGCGGCAACCGTAATAATTGCTGGCGTTGGCATAGGTGGTTGATATTTGTATAATCACAAATTGCAGGAATCAATTCCGCCACTAAAAAAACAGCTTGATTTTGAAGTAAAAAATGAAAGCAAATACAAGGACAACGAAGTTTTTCCTAATATTTATGCGAATGATTTTTATGACACAATCAAAGTTAAAGACGGGCAAGTTTTTATTGATGAATGATTAGTTGAAAATGTTATAAAAGAAATAGTCTCAAAAATTAAAGTTGCTTTTGGATCAATAAATTTTCGATATCAAATTGATGATCAAAAAAGCACAATATATATTGAAATTCTTTGGAAATACAAAAAAAATAAACTAAATAGAAACTATAAAATCAGTTTATATCAAGATGCATAA
- a CDS encoding Y-family DNA polymerase produces the protein MPKIIAHIDIDTFFVSSEIRLDSKLEGQPIAISRRDDFAMAVSVSKEVKEKGFKITDKIVEIKKKIPNLIVIRPNMNYYKFLSNQFFTFISKNFTKKIEVYSIDECFLDLTDFSRNFKTLSEMLYFIKDELQKNLKLPISIGVSYNKLLAKMATNLAKHSKDRIVLIPEFKIPSLIHTQKIENLFGIGAQNSKKLKDAGIFTIGDFVKKGINDEKIVQILGVNRHYFFQSLTGKGDNNVSNRLEKFKSISHFRTFPLNNLLTKREILNLISNFLSEIVEKLKKYSKAANRIEIFFKLKNKVQNRFFTNLTFPSNDYDFLYENLVALVEKINDFSFIFGFGIAVSKISDYDTGMLKTNPKVKSIISDINKKMGSKKLFVLNHIKN, from the coding sequence ATGCCAAAAATAATTGCACATATTGATATTGATACCTTTTTTGTTTCCTCAGAAATTAGACTAGACTCAAAACTAGAAGGACAGCCAATTGCAATTTCTCGAAGAGATGATTTTGCAATGGCTGTTTCTGTTTCTAAAGAAGTAAAAGAAAAAGGCTTTAAAATTACAGATAAAATTGTTGAAATTAAAAAAAAGATACCAAATTTAATTGTAATTCGACCAAATATGAATTATTATAAATTTTTGTCAAACCAGTTTTTCACTTTTATTTCTAAAAATTTCACTAAAAAAATTGAAGTTTACTCAATTGATGAATGTTTTCTTGACTTAACAGATTTTTCTCGAAATTTCAAAACTTTAAGCGAAATGTTGTACTTTATAAAGGATGAATTGCAAAAAAATCTTAAATTACCAATATCGATCGGTGTTTCCTATAACAAATTGCTTGCAAAAATGGCTACTAATTTGGCTAAACACTCAAAAGACCGAATTGTCTTAATCCCAGAATTTAAAATTCCATCGCTAATTCATACGCAAAAAATTGAAAATCTATTTGGAATAGGAGCGCAAAACTCGAAAAAATTAAAAGATGCTGGAATTTTCACTATCGGCGATTTTGTAAAAAAAGGAATTAATGACGAAAAAATAGTTCAAATTTTAGGGGTTAATCGTCACTATTTTTTTCAATCATTAACCGGAAAAGGTGACAACAACGTTTCTAATAGACTTGAGAAATTCAAAAGTATCTCACATTTTCGCACATTCCCATTAAATAATTTGTTAACGAAAAGGGAAATTTTAAACTTAATTTCAAATTTTTTATCAGAAATAGTGGAAAAATTGAAAAAATATTCAAAAGCGGCTAATAGAATTGAAATTTTTTTTAAACTAAAAAACAAAGTACAGAACCGTTTTTTTACTAATTTAACCTTTCCCTCTAACGATTATGACTTTCTTTATGAAAATTTAGTTGCACTTGTTGAAAAAATTAATGATTTTTCTTTCATTTTTGGTTTTGGTATCGCTGTGTCTAAAATTTCAGATTATGATACTGGTATGTTAAAAACTAACCCAAAAGTTAAGAGCATCATTTCGGACATTAACAAAAAAATGGGTTCTAAAAAATTATTTGTACTAAATCATATTAAAAATTAA
- a CDS encoding F0F1 ATP synthase subunit A, whose translation MDFFSNWNQPQLFTLFILVIFLIILSIIVFFHVKKSKVDKAPSAIVLFAESYFMFIDDLVESAGEGYVNKTKPYIFSLFTFFLFGNLLSLVGLEPVSTSISVTLTLAFISWFGIFVVGAIYSRWRYLLEFAKNPLKIIGAPAPLISLSFRMYGNLISGSVLFMIIYSGVQWVYQKIPLGVFGNFNLPVVLIFPPFLLYFDIVGSLIQSFIFVILTVSYWGMEANESGKSEQITEKEAHFQKT comes from the coding sequence ATGGATTTTTTTTCAAATTGAAATCAGCCACAATTATTTACTCTCTTTATTTTAGTAATCTTTTTGATAATTTTATCAATTATTGTTTTTTTTCACGTAAAAAAATCAAAAGTTGATAAAGCTCCTTCAGCCATTGTTTTGTTTGCAGAATCTTATTTTATGTTTATCGATGATCTTGTTGAATCTGCTGGTGAAGGTTATGTAAATAAGACAAAACCTTATATTTTTTCACTTTTTACCTTTTTTTTGTTTGGAAATTTGTTATCTCTCGTTGGGTTAGAACCAGTTTCGACTTCAATTTCAGTTACTTTAACTTTAGCTTTTATTAGTTGATTTGGAATTTTTGTAGTTGGCGCTATTTATTCTAGATGACGTTATTTACTTGAATTTGCAAAAAACCCCTTAAAAATAATTGGAGCACCAGCCCCATTAATTTCGCTTTCCTTTAGGATGTATGGGAATTTAATTTCTGGTTCAGTTTTATTTATGATTATTTATTCGGGAGTCCAATGGGTTTACCAAAAAATACCACTGGGTGTTTTTGGTAATTTTAATTTGCCAGTTGTGTTAATTTTTCCACCTTTTCTTCTATATTTCGATATTGTTGGCTCGCTAATTCAGTCTTTCATTTTCGTAATTTTAACAGTTTCATATTGAGGAATGGAAGCAAACGAGTCTGGAAAAAGTGAACAAATTACGGAAAAAGAAGCACATTTTCAAAAAACATAA
- a CDS encoding F0F1 ATP synthase subunit C, producing MDSLINFSHKVVQNFQEVANKAAQTDLNGKAFAYLGAGLAMIGVIGVGAGQGYSVGKACDAIARNPEAQKKVFRVLLIGTAISETSSIYALLIAFILIFVK from the coding sequence ATGGATTCTCTCATAAATTTTTCACATAAAGTTGTTCAAAATTTTCAAGAAGTAGCAAATAAAGCAGCACAAACCGACTTAAACGGGAAAGCGTTTGCGTATCTGGGCGCAGGACTTGCAATGATCGGTGTTATCGGTGTTGGAGCGGGTCAAGGATATTCGGTGGGTAAGGCGTGTGATGCGATTGCTCGAAATCCTGAAGCTCAGAAAAAAGTTTTTCGTGTTTTATTAATCGGGACTGCAATTTCTGAAACTAGTTCAATTTATGCGCTTTTAATTGCTTTTATTTTAATTTTTGTTAAATAA
- a CDS encoding ATP synthase F0 subunit B: MEDLKKSLGKLFEGITPNIYVITATIVSFIILFLVITYFVYRPLKKYIKDRKNFLQNHIDSTIKSNLQAQKLEKETQKKLLETKEFCNELKEKSQIEASKFLEDSKKTATENARQLISEGQKILLEYEKEIIAKHQENIINVAVEISRKYLEKQRENNEDLHKKLLLDLENELKSEENNSKIDTK; this comes from the coding sequence ATGGAAGATCTTAAGAAATCATTAGGCAAGTTGTTTGAAGGAATTACTCCTAATATTTATGTTATTACTGCGACAATAGTTAGTTTTATAATTTTATTTTTAGTAATTACTTATTTTGTTTATCGTCCACTCAAAAAATACATAAAAGATCGAAAAAATTTCCTTCAAAATCATATAGATTCGACAATCAAATCGAATTTACAGGCGCAAAAACTTGAAAAAGAAACACAAAAAAAACTTCTTGAAACAAAAGAATTTTGCAACGAACTTAAAGAAAAATCACAAATTGAAGCTAGTAAATTTCTTGAAGATTCAAAAAAAACAGCGACAGAAAACGCACGGCAATTAATTAGTGAAGGTCAAAAAATTTTACTAGAATATGAAAAAGAAATAATCGCTAAACATCAAGAAAATATTATTAATGTTGCAGTTGAAATTAGTCGAAAATACCTTGAAAAACAGCGAGAAAACAACGAAGATTTGCATAAAAAGTTACTTTTAGATTTAGAAAATGAATTAAAATCTGAAGAAAATAATTCAAAAATTGATACCAAATAG
- a CDS encoding F0F1 ATP synthase subunit delta — translation MHSQVKNYYGYAETLLEISISDEKVKNFLNDSFLILEIIQNHPVLISVFNSYFVTKQEKFNLIDKIFSDKVEKKMVNFLKVIGKNNLFSYYRQILIKFIKLANAHLAQTWGEIETAFPIPVSVISNFENILSKKLNKKVHLRQKINSQLISGVRIIVDNQIFENSLFSQLKSLKQTLKNRIDIKKSL, via the coding sequence ATGCACTCACAAGTAAAAAATTATTACGGATATGCGGAAACACTTTTGGAAATTTCAATTTCTGATGAAAAAGTAAAAAACTTTTTAAATGATAGTTTTTTAATTTTAGAGATAATCCAAAATCATCCAGTTTTAATTTCAGTTTTTAATTCTTATTTTGTAACTAAACAGGAAAAATTTAATTTAATTGATAAAATTTTTTCAGACAAAGTTGAAAAAAAGATGGTTAATTTTCTTAAAGTAATTGGTAAGAACAATCTTTTTTCATACTATCGACAAATTTTGATAAAATTTATTAAACTTGCAAATGCACATTTAGCACAAACTTGAGGTGAAATAGAAACTGCTTTTCCAATTCCTGTTTCTGTTATTAGTAATTTTGAAAATATTCTTTCAAAAAAATTAAACAAAAAAGTTCATCTAAGGCAAAAAATCAATTCCCAACTAATTTCTGGAGTTCGAATAATAGTTGATAACCAAATTTTTGAAAACTCACTTTTTTCACAATTAAAGTCACTAAAACAGACACTGAAAAATCGTATAGATATTAAAAAAAGTCTATAA
- the atpA gene encoding F0F1 ATP synthase subunit alpha, whose product MNKDINLAAIIKNEIENFEAKIQNDDIGKVIIVGDGVALVSGIEKVKFGELVEFENNVFGIALNLEQDLIGIVIMGGENSVFQGSIVKRTKSVISITVGDQLLGRVINALGAPIDGKGEFDNSLKSEIFTSAPSIMDRKSVQKGLKTGILAIDSLVPIGKGQRELIIGDRQTGKTTIAIDTILNQKGKNVYCVYVAIGQKNSSVAQIVSLLEKKGALEYTTVVLAGASELSPLQYLAPYSGTSIAEYWMHKGKDVLIIYDDLSKHAIAYRTLSLLLRRPPGREAFPGDIFYQHSYLLERSSQLSDEKGGGSITALPIIETQAGDISAYIPTNVISITDGQIFVRDSLFNSGQKPAIDIGLSVSRVGSAAQTKLMKWASSSLKLELAQYNELKAFAQFGSDLGPSSQLILDRGNKIYELLKQENQQPLSEIQQIMLLILIREHLIDKLEQKSIQSFRSVFLKFLDSDSKIKLILEKISHNQGLEGENLEEILKNITDFIEKFNLGQAFS is encoded by the coding sequence ATGAATAAAGATATAAATTTAGCCGCAATAATCAAAAATGAAATTGAAAATTTTGAAGCTAAAATTCAAAATGATGACATTGGAAAAGTCATTATTGTCGGCGATGGTGTCGCGCTTGTATCTGGAATTGAAAAAGTGAAATTTGGTGAACTTGTTGAATTTGAAAACAATGTTTTTGGAATCGCCCTTAATTTAGAGCAAGATTTAATCGGAATCGTTATTATGGGTGGAGAAAATTCGGTTTTTCAAGGCTCAATTGTCAAAAGGACAAAATCTGTAATTTCAATCACAGTTGGAGATCAACTTTTAGGTCGGGTTATCAACGCTCTTGGGGCTCCAATTGATGGAAAAGGTGAATTTGATAATAGTCTTAAAAGCGAAATTTTCACTAGTGCACCTTCGATCATGGACAGAAAAAGTGTCCAAAAAGGATTGAAAACGGGAATTTTAGCCATTGATTCACTAGTTCCAATCGGAAAAGGTCAACGTGAGTTAATAATTGGGGATCGCCAAACTGGGAAAACCACAATCGCAATTGATACAATTTTGAACCAAAAAGGAAAAAATGTCTATTGTGTTTACGTCGCAATCGGGCAAAAAAATTCTAGCGTTGCTCAAATAGTCTCACTTCTTGAAAAAAAAGGTGCACTTGAATATACAACTGTTGTTTTAGCTGGCGCAAGCGAACTTTCACCTTTGCAATATCTTGCACCTTATTCTGGAACTTCGATCGCCGAATATTGGATGCACAAAGGAAAAGATGTTTTGATAATTTATGATGATTTATCAAAACACGCAATTGCTTATCGAACACTTTCGCTTCTTTTAAGAAGGCCGCCAGGTCGCGAAGCTTTTCCTGGCGATATTTTTTATCAACATTCCTACCTTCTTGAGCGATCATCGCAACTTTCTGATGAAAAAGGTGGTGGATCAATTACCGCTTTGCCAATAATTGAAACTCAAGCTGGCGATATTTCAGCCTATATTCCCACAAATGTGATTTCAATTACAGATGGACAAATTTTTGTCAGAGATAGTTTGTTCAATTCTGGGCAAAAACCAGCGATTGATATTGGGCTTTCGGTTTCACGGGTTGGTTCTGCCGCCCAAACTAAATTGATGAAATGAGCATCTTCTTCATTAAAATTGGAATTAGCACAGTATAACGAACTTAAGGCCTTCGCCCAATTTGGTTCAGATTTAGGGCCTAGTTCACAGTTGATTCTTGATCGCGGCAATAAAATTTATGAACTTTTAAAACAAGAAAATCAACAACCACTTAGTGAAATTCAGCAAATTATGTTACTAATTTTGATTCGTGAGCATTTAATTGATAAATTAGAACAGAAATCTATTCAATCATTTAGGTCAGTTTTTCTAAAATTTCTCGATTCTGACAGTAAAATTAAGTTAATTTTAGAAAAAATTAGTCATAATCAAGGTCTAGAAGGCGAAAATTTAGAAGAAATTCTAAAAAATATTACAGATTTTATCGAAAAATTCAATTTAGGACAAGCTTTTAGTTAA